The following proteins are encoded in a genomic region of Leptospiraceae bacterium:
- a CDS encoding response regulator: MEEDKKDNPIRNNQVIRILIVDDSYSSVLITKKFLELWNYSVDIALSGEEAIAKVKNKDFNLVLMDLFMPDMDGWTTTKKIREFNQKIPIIAITASLDEHQIEKIKEYEFQDLIFKPFKPKELHDVIIKHLNRD; encoded by the coding sequence ATGGAAGAAGATAAAAAAGATAATCCAATTCGAAACAATCAAGTTATAAGAATTTTGATTGTTGATGATTCTTATTCGAGTGTGTTGATCACAAAAAAATTTTTAGAGCTCTGGAACTATTCAGTAGATATTGCTCTTAGTGGAGAAGAAGCCATTGCCAAAGTAAAAAACAAAGACTTTAATTTAGTCTTAATGGATCTTTTCATGCCCGATATGGATGGATGGACAACTACAAAAAAAATCCGTGAATTTAACCAAAAAATTCCCATTATCGCTATTACGGCTTCCCTCGACGAACATCAAATAGAAAAAATCAAAGAATATGAATTCCAAGACTTGATATTTAAACCCTTTAAACCCAAAGAACTCCATGACGTTATTATAAAACATCTCAATCGGGATTGA
- the cobT gene encoding nicotinate-nucleotide--dimethylbenzimidazole phosphoribosyltransferase yields MITENQIWEKIHNKTKPLGSLGKLEEIAFRICKIQNSLNPQLKPIAFIFAADHGVVEEKVSAYPQEVTYQMVLNFLNGGAAMNVFCRQHSIPLFVVDAGVKGKFSKHDLLISKKVREGTRNFYKEPAMTEDELELALSYGKEIIDEYAKHKNLLICGEMGIGNTTSASAIMYALLDVSLDECVGYGTGISEEQLKRKKEVIETSIKSYQLKFDDPIKVLQFVGGYEIAMVVGAYLKAYEENMILLIDGFIATTSFLVAYKIQPEILNNAFFSHQSSERGHKILLDYFKSESILNLNLRLGEGTGAAIAFPILESAVRFLIEMADFDSAKVSKKILYDF; encoded by the coding sequence ATGATAACAGAAAACCAGATTTGGGAGAAAATTCACAATAAGACAAAACCTCTGGGTTCATTAGGAAAATTAGAGGAAATAGCTTTTCGAATTTGTAAAATACAAAACTCCTTAAATCCACAATTAAAGCCAATAGCTTTTATTTTTGCTGCTGATCACGGAGTAGTGGAAGAAAAGGTTAGTGCGTATCCACAAGAAGTCACATATCAAATGGTGTTGAATTTTCTAAATGGTGGTGCGGCAATGAATGTTTTTTGTCGGCAACATTCGATTCCCTTATTTGTTGTAGATGCAGGTGTGAAGGGTAAATTCTCCAAGCATGATTTGCTGATATCAAAAAAAGTTCGAGAAGGAACAAGAAATTTTTACAAAGAACCAGCAATGACAGAAGATGAATTGGAATTAGCCTTATCTTACGGGAAAGAAATCATTGATGAATATGCAAAACATAAAAACCTTTTGATTTGTGGAGAAATGGGGATTGGGAATACTACTTCAGCCTCAGCTATAATGTATGCTCTTTTAGATGTTTCCTTAGATGAGTGTGTTGGTTATGGAACAGGAATTTCTGAAGAACAATTGAAAAGAAAAAAAGAAGTTATTGAAACAAGTATTAAGAGCTATCAATTAAAGTTTGATGATCCTATAAAAGTTCTACAGTTTGTGGGTGGTTATGAGATTGCGATGGTGGTTGGTGCGTATTTAAAGGCTTATGAGGAAAACATGATTCTTCTTATTGACGGATTCATTGCAACCACTTCTTTTTTGGTGGCTTATAAAATACAGCCTGAGATTTTAAATAATGCTTTTTTTAGCCATCAATCCTCAGAGAGAGGACATAAAATCTTATTAGACTACTTTAAAAGTGAGAGCATATTAAACCTCAATTTACGACTTGGGGAGGGAACTGGTGCAGCGATTGCTTTTCCCATTTTGGAGTCAGCAGTAAGATTCCTAATTGAAATGGCAGATTTTGATTCTGCAAAAGTAAGTAAAAAAATACTATATGATTTTTGA
- a CDS encoding HU family DNA-binding protein — MSKVNPSSKKKKSQQKYDFLQDLIDHISKIATVNQKGVLVIKKSDMKKALEEVFTNVSKEVVKGNRIRFPVLGIFSMKEIPARKAGKQRNPFTGQIVDVPARPASRKPKWTFPKTLKEFFSDKKNWK, encoded by the coding sequence ATGAGCAAAGTGAACCCTTCATCGAAGAAAAAAAAGAGTCAACAAAAATACGATTTTTTACAAGACTTGATTGATCATATATCAAAGATAGCAACTGTAAATCAAAAGGGTGTATTGGTTATCAAAAAATCTGATATGAAAAAAGCATTAGAAGAAGTGTTTACAAATGTAAGCAAAGAAGTAGTAAAGGGCAATCGTATTAGATTTCCTGTATTGGGAATTTTCTCCATGAAAGAAATTCCAGCAAGGAAAGCAGGTAAACAGAGAAATCCTTTCACAGGGCAAATTGTAGATGTTCCAGCGAGACCAGCAAGTCGAAAACCTAAATGGACATTCCCAAAAACCCTTAAAGAATTTTTTTCCGATAAGAAAAATTGGAAATAG
- a CDS encoding OmpA family protein, translating to MKVFKITTIFMILSFVWVLSCATGQTTQQTEQPKTDTTAQERNLRPFEVGKDLGFVYAPYGKGWNYKDVRLDSADFNKWYNQNKDRFMQVVNNLGDNLVLEIVGHTDESGPREAQPELGKKGNVWYSTQRAQRVYDALVKAGISANKLKVRGAAEDELIPGIDPYDQRHRRVTFRVVNK from the coding sequence ATGAAAGTATTTAAAATAACAACAATCTTTATGATCCTGAGTTTTGTTTGGGTGTTGTCATGTGCTACAGGACAAACTACCCAGCAAACTGAACAACCAAAGACTGATACTACAGCTCAAGAAAGAAATCTTAGACCTTTTGAAGTAGGGAAAGATTTAGGTTTTGTTTATGCACCATATGGAAAGGGATGGAATTACAAAGATGTCAGGTTAGACTCTGCAGATTTTAATAAGTGGTATAACCAAAATAAAGATCGATTTATGCAAGTGGTCAATAACTTAGGAGATAATTTAGTGTTAGAGATAGTCGGCCATACTGATGAAAGTGGTCCTCGTGAAGCACAACCAGAATTAGGAAAAAAAGGAAATGTTTGGTATTCTACACAAAGAGCTCAACGAGTATATGATGCTTTAGTTAAAGCAGGAATCTCAGCTAACAAATTGAAAGTTCGTGGTGCAGCAGAAGATGAGTTGATACCTGGTATTGATCCCTACGATCAAAGGCATCGAAGAGTGACCTTTCGAGTTGTTAATAAGTAA